Proteins co-encoded in one Sparus aurata chromosome 18, fSpaAur1.1, whole genome shotgun sequence genomic window:
- the apln gene encoding apelin → MNVKILTLVIVLLVSLLCSASAGPMASTEHGRELEEAATVRKMVQQNPARGGQTHRPAGWKRRRPRPRLSHKGPMPF, encoded by the exons ATGAATGTGAAGATCCTGACGCTGGTGATTGTGCTCTTGGTGTCTCTGCTGTGTTCTGCCAGTGCTG GTCCCATGGCCTCCACGGAGCATGGCAGAGAGCTGGAAGAGGCGGCTACGGTGAGAAAAATGGTCCAGCAAAACCCTGCGAGGGGCGGTCAGACCCACAGACCGGCCGGCTGGAAGAGGAGACGCCCACGGCCACGTCTTTCCCACAAGGGGCCCATGCCGTTCTAG